ATTTTCTGcctcctaaaaataaaataccagaTGTTTTGGtccttaataaaaataaataatataaaatagtaAACAAATGATTAATCATGCTGTCAGTCCAAATTCACCAGATAATACTTTTTGTTGTCTGTGGGAGTTTTCTCAAGGAACTCTGATTTCCTCCCCCATTCCAAAAAACGTGTACTGTTCAATTGAGACTTTAAATTGTCCGTAGTTTGGAATCCTTATTTGTCCATTTCCTCACCACCATCGTGCGGCTCGTTCATTCAATACACAGAATATCTAATTAAAATAGGACAAGTTTTaactatgattttttttaaatgtttcatttattttgatttttttttttttttaaataatcaccTATTGTAATAAATTTGAGGATGACAATTAAAACGgatgcctgatgtttttaatgttaaaataagacaatatttttgtgtgaacAAATTTGGCGTAATGATATTTctgagttgttgttgttgttgtcgttcAACCCCATAGAGGGCGCTATTACTATACATCACATGGAATTTTTAAGTAAGCAATGTACGAGTGATTCAGACTGCAGGGCACTGAGCATTACACATGATGAAATATTGATGATGGGCGGTGTGATGCAGCTACTAATCGACTACGTCCAGCTTGAGCCGCCGCTCCAGGAAGACTGCCTGGCGGCTTTGCTGCAGGGTTGAGAGAAGGGGGGGGATGCCACGGCCTGTCAGCCTCGCACATCCATCGCCATCTATTTCCCAGTGGGCTGTCCCTGCGGGTTATGGCGGTGCCGACCGCTCTTCTGCACGACGGCCGGCCCAATTTGTTTGGCGATCGGCCGCTGAAAGGCGCTGTGCCCGCCGCGGAGACGCTGATCCTGTATACTATCCACGGCGACGAAGATGATGGGGGACCTCCGGACTCTCGAGGGGAAACCGGTGCTATTACATCCACAGAGGACCTGGTGGACGATTTCGACGGGACGTTGTCTTTGTGTTACGGGGGTGGGAGCTCCACAGTGGGCGACGCGGTGACGGTGAACACCGAGGACACGCTTCAGGGGGACGAGTGAGTAGTAGTGTTGCTGGATGGCTCTTGACACAATGGCACGCTTTAAATGACGTCATTGGGTGCGCTACCACGTTCAATAACGCCAAATGTCTTGCACAACctgctattttattttgaggaaAATATACCGTAAACAGTCGATGCGGCGTTTTGCAGCACGTCGAAAACAGAACCCCTTGTATGTTTTATCATCATATGCTGTAAACAAGGAATCACCGACCAacctttttcaatttttttttgtttttaactatTGCATAGGGctactttttgtgtctttgacGCAGTTGTGGACATTGAGAAAATAACATTCATTGGAGTTGACAGAAGCATCTGATGCTACTTTTCATGTACCCACAGGATCTGGGATTCTTTAAGCAAAAGCTATGGTCAAGTGTTGGAGATGGATTGGAAACAGTCCCGGGCACACATGCCCGCATTCAACCCGGAGGAGAATGCGGTCAGTGATCCCATCCCTCCCCACACCCACCTCCTTCCCAGCGTGTCCCACTTTTACTCCCCGCCAAATCTCTCGTCCATTCATCTGACAAACCGTGCTTCGAGCTGCGGATGATTAAATCCCTTGCCCCCCTGTTGTCATGTCTACTTAGAGTCAGACGAGTAACATCGCAGGGGATGTGTCTGAAGTCGAGGAGCGGAAGGAACAACTGGACATGGACTCCATCATCGTCCCGTGTCTCGGCGAGGAACCTCTCTACACGGCCGAGCAGGTGAGTAGCTCCTACGTGTTTGAAATGCAGGAAATTTAAAGGTGATTCTTGCTGTGCAGGTGATTGAAGAGATTGAAGAAATGATGAGAGACTCGTCTGACTTTGAAGCAGAGAACATTCCTTCGCAGTCTGACCTGTGTATGCCCTCTTTGGATGTTCAGTACCCCAGAAGAAGTCCAAGATATGAAGAAAGTGAGTGCTACAATTAAATGTTGTTGGAGGATTGCACCATTTacaagtgcgtgtgtgcgcgcaggaGTGCGTCGACTCAACGTGGCGGAGTTGAAAGAGTGTCTGGAGGAGACGGAGGTTGCCGTCACGAGGCTCTCAGAGGAGCTGGTGCAGCGTTTGGCTCTTAGAGATGAGCTGGACTTTGAGAAGGAGGTGAAGAACACTTTTATTTCGGCGCTCATCGATGTGCAAAACCGACAGAAGGAGCATCGCGAGgcgctgaagaagaagaagaaacttAAAGCGACGACGGGAATGTCGCTTGGAACAGTGAGTGTATTATTTGTTGCCGACTTGCTTTATTAGCATGGCAACACAGTGGTCTTGCATTTGCCGTTTTCCTTCCGCtcttatatttttctttgttactTTTTCCGTCATCCTCAGCGTTTCACTATGGAGGGCCTCTCCTCTGTTATTCAAAACAGCTTTCGACAAACATTCCGGAGTGGATGCAGTGAAAGAcaggtttgtttatttatttttttccgtgtaCTAATTGATGACTGAATGACTACTATGTGAATTGCGTGATGAAGAGGGAtggacatatatatatatatattatatatatatatatatagtatatatataatatatatggacaaaagtcTTGGGACATTGAAACGTTATCTGTTAACTGTAGTTGGCttaaacacacaaatcaaTAATTCTGCAAACTTTAATCAGAGTTGGTTTAGTGTGTccccaaacatattttttgacactgattttaaaaaaatgtttttactttttcataGCCCATTAGATTTGTtggatattttcattttttgtattattattactataaaattatcataataaaaacctgatgtgctacagaaagaaaaaaaaaatgggtagACTCGGAAGCTGCGCAAAAAGATCACCTTGAAAACTATGCTGTGCAAGTCCTgatttgattaaataaaactCATTGATAATTATATACTTTTATTTCTAGTATTTGACCACCGTCATCCCGTATGAAAACAAAGGACAACCTCCCTCTATCGAGGACCTCCAGATCCTGATCAATAGTGAGTTTCTTTCTTCCCTTAAGTTTGATTCTTCCGCATCATAAATAAGGGACCCCTCGTTCTCATTTCCCCCCATTTCAGTTTTGCATGCGATGAGAGACGACAGCGACAGGGTCCCGGCCCTTTTAACAAACTACATTCTCAAAGGTAGGACATACCAAGTTGATTTTGCAATGCACATTGCTAGAGACTGCTCATATTCAAACTGTTCATGTTGTACTGTTATCAAAAGTTTACAAAATAGACACCACcacagcgtgtgtgtgtttgtttgtctgtgcatATGTGAATGTGTGCATGCAGTGTATACACACTGTATTTTGTAATCCCACAAATTTGGGTCAAGATCCAAATTCAAATATAGCACACATTTACTTTGAGTGTCAAACATTCCCTCTCcacttttttggtttgtttgtctttgtactTTAATTCTTGTGCTAATGCTGCCTTCCATTCGCTAGCTGTGATGTGAGTGCCAGCCTGGGAGGTTTGTAACAATCTTCATGTGACCTGCACTGTTATGATGTTGTTGCTCACTGTGGCgaggtgcccccccccccccccccccccccccccccctacaacTGTGGTGCATTTCAACCCCAATTATTTATCCTTAGCTTCACAAATTGGCGTCACTATGCCGCATGGCTGATCCCTGATAATGTGCAGATTGCAGCGCCACTAATAACACTTTGCACAACCGTTGATATTTAATGATTAGACTTGACCCACTCCTACAAAACAATAGTCTATTTTTCATCAATTTGTGGCATACACTAAATGTAATTCTACTACCACCACATCAAGTACACGTACATGCTCTAAAGATCCGTTCCCATCCAATTTTGGCTCATTAGTTTCAAAATAATGCTATTTTTATTGCGACTGGTGTGGTGCGAAACCGCAttgcacaaatgtgtttgatctggaaaaaaacaaatacatccaCAATGATAAACTTATTATTAAAGGAGTTACTTTCTAACTGTCGAAATTTAGCTGTCACTCTTGTATTGAATCTCACGGATTGTGCGTGCGTTCCTAATATTGTGGTTGGTGAATGTGTATTGTAATTGATTAATGGATTCAAATTTTCccctccacttttttttttttttaatcattgacCGCATGCTGAGGCGTCACACATCTTAATTGCTAATATTTATCTGTGTGTTGTTCCAGTGCTTTGCCCAACGTAGCCTGGAGGGATGAAGCCAAACACTGGGGAGAGGCTTCTGATGATGAAACCGATCGtttttcacaaacacacagcatATTTATTCACTGAATgcttcatttccattttttcaaGATGCGCCCTTTCAATTTCTTGTGACTTTGATtagtttgcatttttaatttctctttttatatttattgtgCGTCAAAGGAATATGCCCGAGGAGCTGCACTGCTTGTGCGATGCAAAGGGCTTTGCAttaatccaaagtgcttccaaccTACCGAGCTGTGATCAAATGTGCACAAAGCACAACGAGGCTTCCGGGCTAATTTACTCAGAGGACAAGTTTGTATTCTCAATACAGCTGCTGCTTATTATTAAACAGCACTGATACTGCAAagacataaacacacagataAGATGTTAACAGAGCAAAAAAAGTTCATCCACCAGCAGCAAGAGATCGGTTTGCAAAGCTTCATATACAAACATCACTTATCAGTATTCCACCAACTGCGAAGATTGTGTTTTgcctaaaatattttgcactGGCTACAAGGAGCTAATTAACTGACTGAACTATGCATTTGAGTGATAATTAGTATTGTCTGACCCAAGTACTGTCAGACACAAGTGTCACTGTGCATGCTGTGAACAAGAGCAGTAAACTCTGCAGGACTTCTATTGATGATTTCCATACATGTTGCCTTTTGAAATTTTGTACATTGTAAAGGGCATACGGTATTTTTACTGAATGTCTGATTACTGGACTGTGTTAAATGCTTAATTGctcatttatttgacaaatgttctgttttaaatatatttatttatgttgttATTTGGTTTCTGTGATTCTGAGTGGAagatggttaaaaaaatgtttggtaGTGACACAAATTCAACCAATGAGAAAATTGAACAATAATGAGATCATTGAATACTTGAATAAGCCAAAATGCAGGTCACAGTTTTCCAAACACTTGAAAATTAAATGACATATAATTACTCTTCAGGCCCAATAAGAATGACTTTTTGCTACTGTTGTAGCTTATTGAAAGAACAGCTTTCTGAATTAAGACGTTTCGAAACCGAATAATCTTGCCAAAGTTTTAGCGCAATCCAGTCGCCCGCCTCCTCTCATGCtttccaaaacaacacaaacgcCTGTAAGACATctgcaaaacatttgtgaaGTCCAAGATAAGAGGTCGTCGCCCAAACGCTGCGCCATTCAGCGGTGCTGCTCCAACTCCAAGCTGCAGCCTGACATCATTACAGCATCTTTGAAGCATTTCATCATGGAACGAACTCAAAGTCTCCGCTTGGTGTTTTGCCTTCTGTTGCTGATCCAATGCACATTCTCACAGACAACAGAAAAGAAGAGAAGCACAAAGAAAGGTAAGGTCAGCAATCATATATTAGACCTCAGAATATGATGCTAACTTTTCATCAACATTTCTTTGAATCAGACTCGACCAATGCTGCAATTGAGGAACTCAAGAAACAAATTGAAGACATTGTTAATGACCTGAACTTATTGAAAGAGCAGCAATCTCTGCAGTCAAGTAAGTTTGTCTCATAAATACTGACTAACCACAGAAATAGGTCATGATCCAAAGCATACCACAGCATCTAATGATTGTCAATTGAAAGTAACAGCTCTTCACCCAAAGCATACTCCATCATGGGTAATCTATTTCTCAATCCTTCCATGTCAGTGTGTCTTCGTGGAACAAAGGTCCCAGGCAAGTGTTTACTCGCCGATCCGGTCAAGAAGAATTTCCACGCCGCTAGTGACGACTGTGTCGCCAAAGGGGGCAGCCTGAGTACACCCCTGAGAGGCGATGAAAATGACCAGCTTTACGCCTACGTGCGGCAGAGCATCAGCCCGGAGGAGTCCATCTGGCTGGGGATCAATGACATGGTGACTGAAGGCCAGTGGTTGGACCAATCGGGGTCCAGCTTGCGCTTCAAGAACTGGGAGACCGAGATCACCATGCAGCCGGACGGCGGGCGCAGCCAGAACTGCGGCGTGTTGGCCACCACGGCCAACGGGAAATGGTTTGATGAGAGTTGCCGAGGTGAGAAGGCTTCCGTGTGTGAGTTTAACATTGTGTGAGCAGAATTGCCTTTAAAATGCCATTTGAGTATAACCATCATCATGTAATGTTTCAAAATAATGCACTAACCACTTCCTCATTTACAACAGTAGTCACAAAATCGTTTTCATTTTACTGTGTAGAATTTACACTGCATTTATTGTCaaagcagaaaacaaaagaaataatttaCTGGCAGATTTCGTGGTAAACACCATTGGATTTCTATCCTTAAAACATCAGCTAATAAACCAAAATACATACAACAACAAACTTCTCCATGtcatttctgtgcactgctcGGGACAAAAATTCAGCATCAAACGAAATATTTTCGTCTCCAGAGCAGTCATGGAAAAGATAAGACCAACAAGCATTTCTTGAGGAATTGAACTCAACACTGCTTTGGCCTGTGAGCTCAGAAAAGTGAAACATTCGAGTAGGAAGAGAAATGTTTGGAAAACAcaaaccacaaaaacaaatgagaagCGGTGAATACAGTACTTGTAAACTGTGAGCTGGTTGcagagtgagtgtgtgtgtgtgtgtggggggggggggttaagagccaaaatgatcacaaactaTCAAACATCTGCTGGGGGCTATATTTTCTGTTACACATCACCGAGTCTAAATTCTGAGTCACAAAAGCAGATGAAGAGGTACAAAGGGATTGCGTAAACTTTTCCACcatccaaataaaatgacctcacaattattcattcaccCAGAGGAGGCCTACGTCAGATTATGAAATTAATTTCTTCAAACATCTTCAAACATTGTCAGACATTTGGGATTATAGTAAAGTGACTTTCAGGCATTACTTTGGGATATAAAAATCGTGTTGGGGGTACACAGTGCACGTATTAGTCCAAGCCAAGTTAAAGTTTGTGTAAATGTCTTTAATTCTAAAAGATGAGAAGAAACTCACACAAAAAGTTGACTGTAAAATGTTACGGCCGCACGTCTTGAGTCTTTAAAAGTGTGTTATCTGTCTTCCACCCAAAATCAGCTTGTGAGTTTTAAAGGAATGTGTTCCATTTCTGTTAAGTAAGCGGTGATTCAGTTCTGATTTCACAAGAGAAGCACTGCCAAGACAAAAGCAGGCAGCAGCAGTCAAGTCTGAGCACGTCTAGTTTGTGAATTTGGTGCAAAAACCCATGCGGGAAGAACAAGGTCTCAAGCAATCCAGGAATGAAGATctccaagttaaaaaaaaaaaagtcaagtggaAATCCCGCATCCTATCAGTTGCCTCCCTCCGGATCCAGCCGTGCCTCCATCGTAGCCGAGGTGCGCTGTGCCTCGTAAATCACATTGTCCACCAGGGTGTGGCCGTGGCTGGGGGGCCTGTTGGGAAGTGGGGGTCCCTGCTGCGGATACTCTTGGTAAACCCCCGTCTCAATGTTGTTTTCGTCTTTAGATAGTGGAGAGACTGTTGTCTCCGTGTAGGGGTCGTCCATGTCCGACTCTGTGTAGATTCCCATCTGTGCGCCTTTTCTCAGCAGGTGGGTGTAGACAAGCGTGTCCTCAATGGAGGCGTACACATGGGACTCGTTGTCTTCACGGCTTTTAGGGAAGCCGTTGTTTCCCGGCAGGAAGATGGTGCCGTTGGGATTGTAGATGGACACCTGATGATtgatcttctttttcttcttcctatTTGGTAAGAGACAATTAGTAATGTACAGGAGCTCAAAAGTGttccattttaaaagttaGGTGAGTTATAATGTCTGTGACATATTAACTCCTTTTTAATTTAAGACCAGAAAGATGTGCCCTTGTTGATTTCTGAAGATTTAAAACAGGCTGCTCATTTTTatggacatttttaaattacaattaTTGGAAATATCTTATTGTTATTAATTAATCTCATTGTATAATCTTCTCATTCTAGAATTGCCATGGTGGAGTAAACTGTTTTGATGGGCAAATACATTCAAAAGTAATTTCAAGTAGGTTGGAACACATTTGCAGGCTACATATTTGAACATATATTTTCAGGCTAATTGATAAAAATATTGGATTTTTTGcatgaaaaatgatgaatggaAATCATACACTGCAGTCatagtaataaataaaaaaatcagagTAAACAATTTTTAAACAACTTTTGAACGTATTGGTATAATGTAGgccaaatgctaaaaaaaaaaaatttgatgcACCATATTTGCAAGTATGTTCAAACATACGTGTTAatacattcaaatgtttttgccagTCAAAATGATGTACTCCACATTGGCAGTACCGTCCTTTcgttataaataaaaaataacaaaaaaagaagaatggtCAGACAACATATGCAAACCACTTACTTAATTACGATACAGACCGCCACCAGTACAGCGATGAACAGGAGGACCAGAGCAGCGACCACACTCAAGATGATGATCAATAGTTGGTCTGAGTGAGAGAAAATGTTAGCCAAAGTTGCACTTGACTGTAGAAATTTAATCGAAGTGTAAAATGTACTTTTCTGGACGGTTAGCTCTGTGACGACCATGAAGTCTCCTCGCTCTGTCATGCAATTAGACATGTTGAGGTAGAAGCTCTCGGTGACGGTGACCTCCTCGGCCGCCTCGTCCTCCCTTCGGCTGTAGTCCTCCTCCAAACTGTCAAACGTTTGCACCCGAATGTTGGTGTGGCGGTTGGCACACTTGGGCTGGCTGAGGTGGATGAACTTCAAGTGCGCTTCCATTTTAGGGGGTAGCGAGATGATCCAGGAGACGGTGGCGTAGGACTCCATCCCCGCCGGCCAACCGGGCGTCGCCAAAAGGAGACTCGTGTCTCTTTTTGGGGATAATGTGAATATGTACCTTTCTGGATTGGACAGAAGAGACTTTCAATACATATTTCCCAATATCAAATGAAGAGGATCACTTTCGGTGCTTAAAGCATTttaatatataccgtattttccgcactataaggcgcacctataaacctccaattttctcaaaagctgacagtgcgccttataatcaggtgcgccttatatatggaccaatattgagccactacagcaggcgtgtccaaagtccggcttatatatggacaaagttttaaaatgggccattcattgaaggtgcgccttataatccggtgcgccttatagtgcggaaaatacggtaggtggtatttaattattaatgtACTACTTTTACTTTCACTACTTTTAAGTAGGATTCAAAGAGTTACCTGTTATCTCCTCTTTCAAACGAGCAGTCAACAGAGGCTTCACAGACGATCTCAGTGTTTGGTTGCCCATTTTTGAGAGGGTGACCGTTACGTTGGTGTGGATTTGGACCTTCTGAATGGCCCCCTGAGGACAGAAGTGGCCTACAGTCTTGCCGTCATCCTCGGTCAAGCTAATGAGACTGTCGTCGCACAGCTGACCCGGCAGGGACTGCTTCAGGGGTCCCATTAAAGAGGTCAGTTCCACAGTGCCGTGGGGGGGAGGACGGAGGGCCCAGGTCACCGCGTTCAAGGGGGATGGGAGGCAGCTGGGTAAGAAGGGCACCGCAAGATGCACTGGAAACTTTGGGCAGTCTTTAAATTGACTGCAACCTGTTCACAGAACATCAATAAAGGCTTTTATAGGAAGGTAAACAATAATTGTAATAACCAATTtggcaagcacacacacacggagtaAAGTAGGTGTGAGTTAAGTGTGAATTTACCAATGACTCCACTGGCTGTGACACTGATGTCTTGAGGAAGACAGTCCCGAAAATTCAGTTGAGAAACCTTTCCGGATGGGATTGTAATCTTCTCCATGATGACAGAGTTCATCTTCATTTCACATTCAGAGGACAGGTTCAGTCTCTCCAAGTGCAGAGAGAGGTAATTGATTTTCTTCAGGTCCACGCTACAAATCACTGCAGGGAACAGTTAAAAAAGTTACAAGCCTTTTTCCTCCCATATTATCCTATTTTCCGAAAGCAGAAGTAAATCAGGATCCCTCTCGTCATTGGAGGAGTTTCCCGCTGAGCTGCTGTCATTCATGACTACTAAGTGGTGAGGTAACATCAGAGCTTCCCGAGCCTGCAAACCCGAGGGCATCTGTAAGTCACATTCTTCATGTCATCACTACACCTAACTTGCCCCTAAAAtgtatccaaaaaaaaaaaaaaagactcacaCAGTGAAAATTTTTTTCAgtgagatgaataaaaaaatgatttagttACACAGCAGGCCTTCACATTCCATACTGTTTTCCATTTTGCCATCACAGCTTGTACTGTTGTTGCAACAagatatgaaaataaaaaatatatatgttacCTGCTGCAACATGCCATATCTTTATCAATCTTCCAGACTGTCATGTGTAGCAACACTAAACAAACCACTTTGGTAAAAATGTTAAGACTGAAAATTCTCTACTGCGAGAACAAAACATCCTTGGTATACAATTTGAAGTCATTCCTCTAACTCCCATTTAATTTAACCATTAGCAGGAACCTTATTTTCTAACACCTAAGTAGAGCAGCTCTAATTAATGCCATGACTACTTTATTGTGCTTTTTGTTgcaactaaaataaaacaagctaGTGGTCGATCTTCGCAAAGTAATGTGTAGGTGAAGTAATTATTTACCTGCAAATGGGGAAACACTTCAACACACCGCATCACACATTACTTATCTATCAGAATTAATCATTACAAAGGTCTGCTAAAGaactaaaaaacaaataaaataaaaaaaagtgagccaACAAAGACCCCAATTAATTTGTCTATGGATTACGAAAAGAGCTGtggaataaaaatgctttttcccATTTTCACCAATATTCTGACATTAATTTCTCATAAATAATGCATTAATCTGAATagcaagaggaagaaaaaaatacaaccacTCCAGTGAGctacaacaaataaaatctaaCCTGACTTAAAAATCTTACCACCTTATtccataaatattaaaaatacaccCAAATGTGACTTATATTTTAGAAGCCCTGATAATTTAAATCATTTACTACTGCACACAAGATGGCTGATTTCTAAATATTAAACGTTTGTTAAATGTACAATATTTTCAATCCAATGCGATGTTATACCTGGTGCGCTCGTCCTTAAAGCTGTCACCTTGAGTTTCAGGGAGAGTCCAGGAGAACCAGCTCGTCTTCTATCCATCTCACAGTTCCTGAGAATCAGAGAAAAGTCTCCCTGACTCTGGAGAGGTTGGGTGTCCTTCAGAGCCGTCACCAGCGCCAGCCTGCCTTTGTTGTGGTACTCGGCCGCAGTTTCCTTCTTCAGACAACGTGGCTCAGTCAGGTTAAGGAACTCTATCGCTGctctttgtttatttgtgagCTCAAAGTACCACTCCATCACGTCATCGTCGGGAAAACTCTCGGGGAAGTTTGGAGAAAGCAACTCAGAGGAATATGTTCCATGTGACAAAGATAATGTAACTTTGGCAAGAgctaaaaaagaacaaaacacaacGCCATTTAGATACGAGACAAGATGGAGAAGATTGTATCAAGTAGCAAACTTACATTTGATGTCCTCTCCAACAGAAATGGTAAAATAGTCACTTTGGACCTCCAGTCCTGGTGGGACATCCAAAGAGAAGCTACCCTGGTTTAGAATTTGCATACTTCTGATAGGGCCCGTTGTGCAGTATTTGCCAATGACCACACTGCCTGTCTTCTGAAAGGCCTTGAAGGTATAGGTGTGCATATCTGGACACTTTTCAGATGGAAGAATCTGTCTCATGCCTGTCTCTGGGAAGTCCACTTGGACCGACTTTGGTCTAGAGGCCTTCAGGTTCCAGGTGAACCTACGGTGGAAATCCAACCACGATGTGCTGACTGGAACCGACCACCAACCGCATTCCTCGATGGTACATTCTAAGGAGAAATATTTACTACAGTCGTCAGCATCAATATAGCTTCGTGATCGCCAAAAAACGTGCTCAAAGGCCATATTTGCAAATATTCAGACAACACTGTGTGATTGGAAATGTTACCTATATTTTGTATGCTCTCCACTTTGAATTCATCTTCAGGTTGGGGGCAAGAGAATTCCACTGAAACAGGGTTGCCGACTTTCAACAATAGCGCCTCTTCACAATTTTGCCTTCCCTCGGTGCACACTTTGCATGATGAGCCTTTGGCCAGCCTGCTGATGTTGACAGTGGTATCTCCATCATGGATGAAGGTAAACGACTGGATCCCTGGAAATGAAGCCCATTGCACCAGAATGTATGCTTTCACTTTCTATTCTCTAAAGATTTCCGAAACGTTTCATTTGCAATGGGACGCTTTTTAGTCATGATGAGGTTGAGATTGAAAATACTGCTGGCATGGCTTAAATATTCATCGCTTGTGAAATCAGTAACTGAACTGCTATGATCAAGTTTCCGTCGAGTGAA
This DNA window, taken from Syngnathus acus chromosome 16, fSynAcu1.2, whole genome shotgun sequence, encodes the following:
- the clec3ba gene encoding tetranectin — encoded protein: MLSKTTQTPVRHLQNICEVQDKRSSPKRCAIQRCCSNSKLQPDIITASLKHFIMERTQSLRLVFCLLLLIQCTFSQTTEKKRSTKKDSTNAAIEELKKQIEDIVNDLNLLKEQQSLQSMCLRGTKVPGKCLLADPVKKNFHAASDDCVAKGGSLSTPLRGDENDQLYAYVRQSISPEESIWLGINDMVTEGQWLDQSGSSLRFKNWETEITMQPDGGRSQNCGVLATTANGKWFDESCRGEKASVCEFNIV
- the fez2 gene encoding fasciculation and elongation protein zeta-2, giving the protein MAVPTALLHDGRPNLFGDRPLKGAVPAAETLILYTIHGDEDDGGPPDSRGETGAITSTEDLVDDFDGTLSLCYGGGSSTVGDAVTVNTEDTLQGDEIWDSLSKSYGQVLEMDWKQSRAHMPAFNPEENASQTSNIAGDVSEVEERKEQLDMDSIIVPCLGEEPLYTAEQVIEEIEEMMRDSSDFEAENIPSQSDLCMPSLDVQYPRRSPRYEERVRRLNVAELKECLEETEVAVTRLSEELVQRLALRDELDFEKEVKNTFISALIDVQNRQKEHREALKKKKKLKATTGMSLGTRFTMEGLSSVIQNSFRQTFRSGCSERQYLTTVIPYENKGQPPSIEDLQILINILHAMRDDSDRVPALLTNYILKVLCPT
- the LOC119135706 gene encoding CUB domain-containing protein 1-like encodes the protein MPLLRIQVCFFLFVFVASGIQSFTFIHDGDTTVNISRLAKGSSCKVCTEGRQNCEEALLLKVGNPVSVEFSCPQPEDEFKVESIQNIECTIEECGWWSVPVSTSWLDFHRRFTWNLKASRPKSVQVDFPETGMRQILPSEKCPDMHTYTFKAFQKTGSVVIGKYCTTGPIRSMQILNQGSFSLDVPPGLEVQSDYFTISVGEDIKSLAKVTLSLSHGTYSSELLSPNFPESFPDDDVMEWYFELTNKQRAAIEFLNLTEPRCLKKETAAEYHNKGRLALVTALKDTQPLQSQGDFSLILRNCEMDRRRAGSPGLSLKLKVTALRTSAPVICSVDLKKINYLSLHLERLNLSSECEMKMNSVIMEKITIPSGKVSQLNFRDCLPQDISVTASGVIGCSQFKDCPKFPVHLAVPFLPSCLPSPLNAVTWALRPPPHGTVELTSLMGPLKQSLPGQLCDDSLISLTEDDGKTVGHFCPQGAIQKVQIHTNVTVTLSKMGNQTLRSSVKPLLTARLKEEITERYIFTLSPKRDTSLLLATPGWPAGMESYATVSWIISLPPKMEAHLKFIHLSQPKCANRHTNIRVQTFDSLEEDYSRREDEAAEEVTVTESFYLNMSNCMTERGDFMVVTELTVQKNQLLIIILSVVAALVLLFIAVLVAVCIVIKKKKKKINHQVSIYNPNGTIFLPGNNGFPKSREDNESHVYASIEDTLVYTHLLRKGAQMGIYTESDMDDPYTETTVSPLSKDENNIETGVYQEYPQQGPPLPNRPPSHGHTLVDNVIYEAQRTSATMEARLDPEGGN